One segment of Patescibacteria group bacterium DNA contains the following:
- a CDS encoding AAA family ATPase, whose protein sequence is MYLQRIELHGFKSFASKTILEFPSPDKHDNTCGITAIVGPNGSGKSNVVDAVRWVLGEQSLKLLRGKKSTDVIFSGSAKKAQLSLAEVSLYLNNEDGSAPIDYAEVAITRKLYRDGTSEYLLNKTEVRLFDIVMLLAKANFGHNTYSIIGQGMVDKIVNYSNEERKDFFDEATGVKQYQIKRERSVSKLKRSRDNLEQAKVLIVELEPHLKSLTRQVNKLRQRQELELELKSLQSRYYGRLWQDLMKQYDELALQYNTLDKQRLRLDSKLDELRNKLEELSKQGSRAEEYDKLQEEYNLALTKQNEIMRELAVLRGKLEVEYAKAGKQNLSWLENRRTELESRVKNLQSEIRSAKLRQEGSAGKLGEKENQIKVLSDELMVWQNNLDIIQDEFYRTRSGGRVSHNQEAVRAVLGLKDRIIGICGTVSDLGRVKNNKHEAALVAAAGNRLSAVVVESESDAIECINWLKGNRLPPVTFFPLNRLKEFYLSQDTTDVLMEKGVIGLASDLLSYDRKYQQVFEQVFGSTVVVSDLESAKAVGVNRERMVTLDGDVLEKSGMMRGGFKKTDSLQWRAPDEKYSSETKIKEIASLKAKIEDQRRERENLFLQIGDLKVQTQVDSDKVRSLTAEIDEQEKELVKIKADIEEAQLTPQEREQFQSEVLIGRETKERELKAAEEVIAGLREKIDGFNLQEERKKQEIFSLQQESYALQTDLNDINERLSLVKVELAKVETRREDTLAAIRENLGADWQFKSKGDYAEINLIEDKDRIDRLKRQLELIGGIDPEVEKEYEEVKTRFEFLSEQSLDLDRAITDLVKVVEELDKLIKVQFEEEFDRINKDFSRYFKQLFEGGSAKLTLVQKEEEKTEAEKIREQLAQAPAMAGSLTEEGVPEILEETAQEAQKQVYPEDKSFLANMGIEIEACPPGKKIKAINMLSGGEKTMTALALICAIINNNPSPFILFDEVDAALDESNSAKFSGIVKELAHKTQFVIITHNRAIMSESDVLYGVTMQGDGVSRLLSLKLSEAEHLGKG, encoded by the coding sequence ATGTATTTACAGCGCATTGAATTGCACGGTTTTAAATCTTTTGCTTCTAAGACAATCTTAGAATTTCCCAGCCCCGACAAGCATGACAACACCTGTGGCATTACGGCCATTGTCGGCCCTAATGGCTCGGGCAAGTCTAATGTCGTGGATGCGGTCCGTTGGGTGCTGGGCGAACAATCGCTCAAGCTATTGCGAGGCAAGAAATCCACAGACGTGATTTTTTCCGGCTCAGCCAAAAAAGCTCAATTGTCTTTGGCTGAGGTTTCTTTGTATTTGAACAACGAAGACGGCTCGGCGCCGATTGACTACGCTGAAGTAGCGATTACCAGGAAATTGTATCGTGACGGCACCTCTGAGTATTTGCTCAACAAGACCGAGGTGCGTTTATTCGATATTGTCATGCTATTAGCCAAAGCTAATTTTGGCCATAACACCTATTCCATTATCGGGCAAGGCATGGTGGACAAGATTGTCAATTACAGCAACGAAGAGCGCAAGGATTTTTTTGATGAAGCTACCGGAGTGAAGCAGTACCAAATCAAGCGTGAGCGATCAGTGTCCAAGCTTAAGCGGTCGCGGGATAATTTAGAGCAGGCCAAAGTGTTGATAGTGGAGTTGGAACCGCATCTTAAATCCTTGACTCGTCAAGTTAATAAATTACGCCAACGGCAGGAATTAGAACTGGAATTGAAATCATTACAGAGCAGGTATTATGGCCGGTTATGGCAGGATTTGATGAAACAATATGACGAGTTGGCTTTGCAATACAATACCTTAGATAAGCAACGGTTGCGTTTGGACAGCAAATTAGACGAGTTGCGTAATAAGTTGGAAGAATTATCCAAACAAGGTAGCCGCGCCGAGGAATATGATAAGTTACAGGAAGAATATAACTTGGCTTTGACCAAACAGAATGAAATCATGCGCGAGCTGGCGGTTTTGCGTGGCAAATTGGAAGTGGAATACGCCAAAGCCGGCAAACAGAATTTGTCTTGGCTGGAGAATCGTCGCACTGAGCTGGAGAGCCGGGTAAAAAATCTGCAATCGGAGATCAGAAGCGCCAAACTTAGGCAAGAGGGCAGTGCCGGCAAGTTAGGCGAAAAAGAAAATCAAATTAAAGTGCTGTCCGACGAATTAATGGTTTGGCAGAATAATTTGGATATCATTCAGGATGAGTTTTATCGTACTCGTTCTGGCGGACGCGTCAGTCATAATCAAGAAGCGGTTAGGGCGGTTTTAGGGTTAAAAGATAGGATTATAGGGATTTGCGGCACGGTCAGTGATTTAGGTAGAGTAAAAAACAATAAGCATGAAGCCGCTTTGGTGGCCGCGGCAGGAAATCGATTGTCGGCAGTAGTAGTGGAAAGTGAGTCCGACGCCATTGAATGCATTAACTGGCTGAAAGGCAATCGTTTGCCGCCAGTGACTTTCTTCCCTTTAAATCGTCTAAAAGAATTTTATTTGTCTCAAGATACGACCGATGTTTTGATGGAAAAAGGAGTAATCGGTTTGGCTTCTGATTTGCTGTCATATGATCGCAAATATCAACAGGTCTTTGAACAGGTGTTCGGCAGTACTGTGGTGGTCAGCGACCTAGAGAGCGCCAAGGCGGTCGGCGTCAATCGTGAGCGCATGGTGACTTTAGACGGCGATGTGTTGGAGAAATCCGGCATGATGCGCGGCGGTTTCAAAAAAACGGATAGCTTGCAATGGCGCGCGCCGGATGAGAAGTATTCATCGGAAACAAAAATAAAAGAGATTGCCAGCTTAAAAGCCAAAATAGAGGATCAACGTCGCGAACGGGAGAATTTATTTTTGCAGATCGGCGATTTGAAAGTGCAAACCCAGGTTGATTCGGATAAGGTCAGATCACTAACCGCGGAGATCGATGAGCAGGAGAAGGAATTGGTTAAGATTAAAGCTGATATTGAGGAAGCGCAATTAACCCCTCAGGAGCGCGAACAGTTCCAGTCAGAAGTCTTAATCGGTCGAGAAACCAAAGAAAGAGAGTTGAAGGCGGCGGAAGAAGTGATTGCCGGATTACGCGAGAAAATTGACGGTTTTAATTTGCAGGAAGAACGCAAGAAACAAGAGATTTTCTCCTTACAGCAGGAATCTTACGCTTTGCAAACCGATTTGAATGACATTAACGAAAGACTGTCTTTGGTTAAGGTGGAGTTGGCTAAAGTAGAGACGCGACGAGAGGATACCTTAGCGGCCATTCGGGAGAATTTGGGGGCAGATTGGCAATTCAAGAGCAAAGGAGACTATGCGGAAATAAATTTGATTGAAGATAAAGACAGGATTGATCGTTTGAAACGCCAGTTGGAACTTATCGGCGGCATTGATCCGGAAGTGGAAAAAGAATATGAGGAAGTAAAGACACGTTTTGAATTCCTGTCTGAGCAGTCATTGGACTTGGACCGGGCCATTACGGATTTGGTTAAAGTGGTGGAAGAACTTGATAAATTGATAAAAGTCCAGTTTGAAGAAGAATTTGACAGGATTAATAAGGACTTTTCCCGTTACTTTAAACAGTTGTTCGAAGGTGGCAGCGCCAAATTAACCCTGGTGCAAAAAGAAGAAGAAAAGACCGAAGCGGAAAAGATTCGAGAGCAGTTGGCACAGGCGCCGGCGATGGCAGGGTCTTTGACCGAAGAAGGTGTGCCAGAGATATTAGAAGAAACAGCTCAAGAAGCTCAAAAACAGGTTTATCCGGAAGACAAGTCGTTTTTGGCTAATATGGGTATTGAGATTGAGGCCTGCCCGCCCGGCAAGAAGATCAAAGCGATCAATATGCTTTCAGGCGGAGAAAAAACCATGACGGCCTTGGCTTTGATTTGCGCCATTATTAATAATAATCCGTCGCCGTTTATCTTATTTGATGAAGTGGACGCGGCTTTGGATGAAAGCAATTCCGCCAAGTTTTCCGGTATCGTTAAGGAGTTGGCTCATAAGACGCAATTCGTCATTATCACCCATAATCGGGCCATTATGTCCGAGTCTGATGTCCTATACGGCGTGACCATGCAGGGCGACGGCGTCAGTCGTCTATTATCACTGAAATTATCCGAGGCCGAACATTTAGGTAAGGGATAG
- the polA gene encoding DNA polymerase I → MAAKKQKLLVIDSNALIHRAFHALPPTLTDDKGRPTNAVYGFTSIFLKAIKDIKPDYIAATFDRKEKTFRHKQYEAYKATRVKAPDELYGQIPLVKQVLEAFSVPIFELAGYEADDLIGTIANLKTIDRPDIETIILTGDQDCLQLVDYNTKVFSPHKGLSETIVYGETEVKEKFSGLMPNQLIDYKGLRGDTSDNIPGVRGIGEKGAIDLLNNFKTLEGIYKHLDSDLIKNRTRELLEEQKEQALMSRELATIKKDAPIEFKLADCRFAGFDQNKVVDLFQELGFKRLMSQVATLAKGGMIVPTGQGSLFSTALTNQETAESAASSSVITAKAGMQVVNHPANNRLGKQDYRLIRTDGLKRFLAELKKQEEFCFDTETTGLNPFSDSLIGIAFCWTEGEAWYLPVDLADRIKPELSEIFDSKKTRKIGHNLKFDIQVLNTYFNDVIPSEVDKSPGNSSDSSTRSLFGKNDNHVNGVYFDTMIASYVLNPGHRQHSLDTLAFIEFGYQMQPINDLIGSGKSQVSLADIPLEKVSWYSGEDADLTFRLYQKLRPELEKSALLPLFEKLEMPLVEVLVSMETNGIKINSKALKNLSAVFAKRIKEIEKKTWKMAGEEFNLASPKQLKEILFDKMKISTAGIGKTKTGLSTAAGELEKLQGQHKIIDLIIEFRELSKLKSTYLDALPALADKAGRVHTSYNQTVTATGRLSSSEPNLQNIPIRTETGGPIRRAFITDKGLKILKADYSQIELRIIASLANDKQMLKIFQSGGDIHTMTAAIIHGIKPEEVTKALRRTAKEINFGVIYGMGAWGLSSRTGLSNTEAQKFIYKYFETFSGVKRWLEETVEIARDKGYVETFYGRKRYLPEITSSISQVRGSAERMAVNMPIQGTAADLIKLAMIEVHAGLPKVSPRSRLLLQVHDELVLEVPEHELHKVGKYIHDTMCSVMKLRALIDAEVSAGNNWGETERIKT, encoded by the coding sequence ATGGCAGCTAAAAAACAAAAACTCTTGGTTATTGACTCTAACGCCTTGATACACCGCGCTTTCCATGCCCTGCCTCCGACCTTAACCGATGATAAGGGCCGACCGACCAATGCCGTCTACGGTTTCACCTCTATTTTCCTTAAAGCCATCAAAGACATCAAACCTGATTATATCGCCGCCACCTTTGATCGCAAAGAAAAGACTTTCCGCCACAAACAATATGAGGCGTACAAGGCCACTCGCGTCAAAGCGCCGGATGAATTGTACGGACAGATTCCCTTAGTCAAACAAGTATTAGAGGCGTTTAGCGTGCCAATTTTTGAGCTGGCCGGCTATGAAGCCGACGACCTGATCGGCACTATCGCCAATCTAAAAACCATTGACCGACCGGATATTGAAACGATTATTTTAACCGGCGATCAGGACTGCCTGCAACTGGTGGACTACAACACCAAAGTCTTCTCGCCTCACAAAGGATTGTCAGAAACAATCGTTTACGGCGAAACCGAGGTCAAGGAAAAATTCAGCGGTTTAATGCCCAATCAACTTATTGATTACAAAGGCCTGCGTGGCGATACTTCCGATAATATCCCCGGCGTCAGAGGCATCGGTGAAAAAGGCGCAATTGATTTATTGAATAATTTCAAAACCCTTGAAGGAATTTACAAGCATCTTGACTCCGATCTGATAAAAAACCGCACGCGGGAACTATTGGAAGAACAAAAAGAACAAGCGCTAATGTCGCGAGAATTGGCGACGATTAAAAAAGATGCGCCCATAGAATTCAAATTGGCCGATTGCCGCTTTGCCGGCTTTGACCAAAATAAAGTCGTAGATCTGTTCCAAGAGCTGGGATTCAAACGATTGATGAGCCAAGTGGCGACGTTAGCCAAAGGTGGCATGATCGTGCCGACCGGCCAAGGCAGTTTATTTTCTACTGCCTTAACCAACCAAGAAACAGCTGAATCGGCCGCCTCATCTTCTGTCATTACCGCCAAAGCGGGGATGCAAGTCGTTAATCATCCTGCCAATAATAGATTGGGAAAACAGGATTACCGACTAATAAGAACTGATGGCCTAAAAAGGTTCTTAGCCGAACTTAAAAAACAAGAAGAATTCTGTTTTGACACGGAAACGACCGGGCTTAATCCCTTCTCTGACAGTTTAATCGGCATCGCTTTCTGTTGGACTGAAGGCGAAGCTTGGTATTTGCCGGTTGATTTGGCCGACAGAATCAAACCGGAACTGTCTGAAATTTTCGACAGTAAAAAAACCAGAAAAATCGGACACAATCTGAAATTTGATATTCAAGTCTTAAACACTTATTTTAATGATGTCATCCCGAGCGAAGTCGACAAATCCCCTGGAAACTCAAGTGATTCTTCCACACGTTCGCTGTTTGGTAAGAATGACAATCATGTTAATGGTGTTTATTTTGACACCATGATCGCCTCCTACGTCCTTAATCCCGGACATCGCCAGCATAGCCTGGATACTCTGGCGTTCATTGAATTCGGCTATCAAATGCAGCCGATCAATGATTTAATCGGCAGTGGCAAAAGCCAAGTTTCCCTGGCCGACATCCCACTGGAAAAAGTCAGCTGGTATTCGGGAGAAGATGCGGATCTGACTTTTCGCCTCTATCAGAAACTCCGGCCGGAATTGGAAAAATCCGCCTTATTGCCGTTATTTGAAAAGTTAGAAATGCCTTTAGTTGAGGTGTTGGTATCCATGGAAACCAACGGCATCAAAATAAACAGTAAAGCATTGAAAAATCTCAGCGCCGTTTTTGCCAAAAGAATAAAGGAGATAGAAAAGAAAACATGGAAAATGGCGGGGGAAGAATTCAACCTGGCCAGCCCCAAACAACTCAAAGAAATCCTGTTTGATAAAATGAAAATCTCCACGGCCGGCATCGGCAAAACCAAAACCGGCTTGTCCACAGCCGCCGGTGAATTAGAAAAGCTCCAGGGCCAACACAAGATAATTGATTTGATTATAGAATTCCGCGAATTATCTAAATTAAAAAGCACCTATCTGGATGCCTTGCCCGCCTTAGCTGACAAGGCTGGCCGCGTACACACCAGTTACAATCAAACCGTAACCGCCACCGGACGATTATCTTCTTCTGAACCGAATTTACAGAACATCCCTATTCGCACCGAAACCGGCGGTCCCATCCGCCGGGCCTTCATCACTGACAAGGGACTCAAGATACTTAAAGCCGACTACTCGCAGATTGAATTGCGCATTATCGCCTCTCTGGCCAATGACAAGCAAATGCTGAAGATTTTCCAATCCGGCGGTGATATCCATACCATGACCGCAGCCATCATTCACGGCATTAAGCCGGAAGAAGTGACTAAGGCCTTGCGCCGCACAGCCAAAGAGATTAATTTCGGCGTTATTTACGGCATGGGCGCTTGGGGACTGTCCTCTCGCACCGGTCTGTCCAATACGGAAGCGCAAAAATTCATTTACAAATATTTTGAAACATTTTCCGGCGTCAAGAGATGGCTGGAAGAAACCGTGGAAATCGCCCGCGACAAGGGCTACGTGGAAACATTCTACGGCCGCAAACGCTATTTGCCGGAAATCACTTCCAGCATTTCCCAAGTCCGCGGCTCCGCCGAACGCATGGCCGTCAATATGCCGATTCAAGGCACAGCCGCCGACCTGATCAAATTAGCTATGATTGAAGTCCACGCCGGCTTGCCCAAGGTCTCCCCGCGCTCACGCCTATTGTTGCAAGTCCATGACGAATTAGTGCTGGAAGTGCCGGAACATGAACTCCATAAAGTCGGCAAATACATCCATGACACCATGTGCTCGGTGATGAAGTTGCGCGCGCTCATTGACGCCGAGGTTTCCGCCGGCAACAATTGGGGAGAGACGGAAAGAATCAAGACCTAA
- a CDS encoding helix-turn-helix domain-containing protein yields the protein MITALNKEQLEILSRLGLSKIQATLYLTSLKHGVLSVLELSKLTKINRQQIYSEAEELIELGIYELTRKQGRKYIPANPDKLIKIGKKKINETERILTELSAILPNLEALSTQKKNKIIIRYFEGIPKIKEAYEEELKVSKNTEVLSLAGLIDDIFEFLPESYWDEWNKKFVKHDSRSRMLVHNSEAARRTIENDKQYKRETRWIEKFPLKVNIDIFNNTVLIVSFHDEIAIWIESHILAQSYRIIFNTLWELSKPFK from the coding sequence ATGATAACCGCATTAAATAAAGAACAATTAGAGATATTATCGCGGCTTGGTTTGAGTAAAATTCAAGCGACTTTGTATTTGACCTCTTTAAAACATGGGGTATTATCTGTTTTAGAACTATCTAAGCTGACCAAAATTAATCGTCAACAGATTTATTCAGAAGCGGAAGAATTAATTGAATTAGGAATCTATGAATTAACCCGTAAACAAGGTAGAAAGTATATTCCTGCCAATCCAGATAAATTAATAAAAATTGGAAAGAAAAAAATTAATGAAACGGAAAGGATTTTAACGGAGTTATCCGCAATCTTACCCAATCTTGAAGCCTTATCGACTCAAAAAAAGAACAAGATCATTATTAGATATTTTGAAGGCATACCAAAAATTAAAGAAGCTTATGAGGAAGAATTGAAAGTATCAAAAAATACCGAGGTTTTATCCCTGGCTGGTTTAATTGATGATATTTTTGAATTTTTACCGGAGTCATACTGGGATGAATGGAATAAAAAATTTGTGAAGCACGATTCAAGAAGCCGTATGCTTGTCCATAATTCCGAGGCGGCTCGCAGAACGATTGAAAATGACAAACAATATAAACGAGAGACCAGATGGATTGAAAAATTTCCTCTAAAAGTTAATATTGATATTTTTAATAACACCGTTCTGATTGTTTCTTTCCATGACGAGATTGCCATTTGGATTGAGAGCCATATACTGGCTCAATCATATCGTATAATATTTAATACTCTCTGGGAGCTTTCTAAACCATTTAAGTAA
- a CDS encoding aminoglycoside phosphotransferase family protein, translated as MPKQQFSFEYLAEIAAKFLGLWPESAERYGKGAINDSFRVVVGNKSYLLQRVNDQYFPEPLKLLENFSAIASCRGQALGLSAIGLKNGNVLWYRDESGAYWRLYDFFDHSYSCQSIENIYQAYEIAKAYGQYLALLSKLPLEALNVVVPDFHNTLWRYQQLILARQQDRFSRVADCAKEIEFIKSRLEEIAEFSALVDSGKIPSRLTHNDTGIDNVLLDKSTGAAVAVIDLDTTMPGYSLWDFGDMFRSALGVEFDERPGPIECFSALLSGYLAGTGQLLLPEEVENFALAGRIISLELGIRYLTDYLSGDAVFCYSNGASLLRARKSLLRYKIMSHHADQFRVAVDKAIAVYCA; from the coding sequence ATGCCCAAACAACAATTCAGTTTTGAATATTTAGCGGAGATCGCCGCTAAATTTTTAGGACTATGGCCAGAAAGTGCGGAGCGCTATGGCAAAGGCGCAATCAATGATAGTTTTCGGGTTGTTGTCGGGAATAAATCGTATCTATTACAGCGAGTTAACGACCAGTATTTTCCTGAACCGCTGAAGTTGCTGGAGAATTTTTCTGCCATCGCTTCTTGTCGCGGTCAGGCGCTAGGTTTGTCCGCTATCGGACTCAAAAACGGCAACGTTCTATGGTATCGTGATGAAAGCGGAGCGTATTGGCGCTTATATGATTTTTTTGATCACTCTTACAGTTGTCAGAGCATTGAAAATATCTATCAAGCGTATGAAATCGCCAAGGCCTACGGCCAATACTTGGCGCTTCTGTCCAAATTGCCGCTTGAGGCGCTTAACGTGGTCGTGCCCGATTTCCATAACACTCTTTGGCGTTATCAGCAGTTGATTTTGGCGCGACAGCAGGATCGGTTTAGCCGGGTTGCTGATTGCGCCAAGGAGATTGAGTTCATTAAAAGCCGATTGGAAGAGATTGCGGAATTTTCCGCCCTGGTTGACAGTGGCAAGATCCCGTCCAGGTTGACGCATAACGATACGGGAATAGACAATGTCTTGCTGGATAAAAGCACAGGTGCGGCCGTGGCGGTGATTGATTTGGATACGACTATGCCAGGCTATAGCCTGTGGGATTTCGGCGATATGTTCCGTTCAGCTTTGGGCGTGGAGTTTGACGAGCGTCCTGGACCGATTGAATGTTTCAGCGCTTTGCTTAGCGGTTATTTGGCCGGTACGGGGCAATTATTACTGCCGGAAGAGGTTGAGAATTTTGCCTTGGCTGGGCGGATTATTTCGTTGGAGCTGGGCATTAGATATCTGACCGATTATCTTAGCGGCGATGCGGTCTTCTGCTATTCTAACGGCGCCAGTTTGCTCCGCGCTCGTAAGTCCTTGTTACGTTACAAGATTATGAGCCATCATGCTGACCAGTTCAGGGTAGCGGTAGATAAGGCCATAGCCGTCTATTGCGCCTGA
- a CDS encoding helix-turn-helix domain-containing protein, translating to MEIQTLLRNFGLSDKETSVYLALIELGPSSVRVVADKAGINRGTTYDILKALITAGLVTYYHKQTKQFFVAEPPEKLLGALEDREEKLALVKKDIKENLPRLQAIFERSGNRPAVKFYEGDQGMKQILQDVLETMRNREDKTYFVYSSGTAEDRKHLYAAMPDFNKKRTAKKVIVRVISLGEVGGIFGLDERRQIPAAGDNLKMTHELIYGGKIAHIGLDDSGNSLGVVVENESIYQMQKQVFEFNWQAIKK from the coding sequence ATGGAAATACAAACATTACTAAGGAATTTCGGTCTGAGCGATAAAGAAACCTCGGTTTATCTCGCTTTAATTGAGTTAGGGCCATCTTCCGTCCGCGTGGTGGCTGATAAGGCCGGCATTAATCGGGGGACAACTTACGATATCTTGAAAGCTTTGATTACTGCCGGATTAGTCACTTATTACCACAAGCAGACTAAGCAGTTTTTTGTGGCGGAACCGCCGGAAAAGCTTCTGGGCGCATTGGAGGACCGTGAAGAGAAATTGGCTTTGGTTAAAAAAGACATCAAAGAAAATCTGCCTCGTCTGCAAGCGATTTTTGAGCGTAGCGGCAATCGGCCGGCGGTTAAATTTTATGAAGGCGATCAAGGTATGAAGCAGATTTTGCAGGACGTGTTGGAAACTATGAGAAACCGCGAAGATAAGACTTATTTTGTTTATTCTTCCGGCACCGCCGAAGACCGCAAACATCTTTATGCGGCCATGCCTGATTTCAATAAAAAACGAACCGCTAAGAAAGTTATCGTGCGTGTAATTTCGTTGGGTGAAGTCGGCGGAATATTCGGGTTGGATGAAAGACGGCAAATCCCCGCGGCTGGCGATAATCTGAAAATGACGCACGAATTGATTTACGGCGGTAAGATCGCTCATATCGGTTTGGATGATTCTGGCAATTCCCTTGGCGTGGTAGTGGAGAATGAGTCAATCTATCAAATGCAAAAGCAGGTTTTTGAATTTAATTGGCAAGCGATTAAAAAATAA
- the holA gene encoding DNA polymerase III subunit delta, with protein MIFFVYGTEAHLCRQKISELQAGFIQKRDKSSLNVVRLKDDELDFDRLSQEALTTPFLGERKLIIIEQLIADMSAGKKKLRDQILDFLKAKESVIDNNLMFVDLFEEEKKIPEKDALFNFLAKQKFAYRLFRLKDRELSGWIKKYCESKKIKIAPAAVSELLLLVGNDLTQLTNELDKLGSYKAGEIIATADVKLLVKAKIDDDVFVLTDALGDKNRERALELLSRQFLSGAEPLALLGSINWQFKLILKAKTLLENNPRLTPEGAAKEIGVHAYPARKSLGFAKSFSLKQLINIQNDLLKLERQLKSGAKNPELLFDLFVIKHC; from the coding sequence ATGATATTTTTCGTTTACGGCACGGAAGCGCACTTATGCCGCCAAAAAATCTCTGAACTGCAAGCTGGTTTTATCCAAAAAAGGGATAAAAGCAGTCTTAATGTCGTCCGCTTAAAAGATGATGAACTGGACTTTGATCGCTTATCCCAGGAAGCCCTCACTACGCCCTTTCTGGGAGAACGCAAGTTGATCATCATTGAACAACTGATAGCCGACATGTCGGCCGGCAAGAAAAAGTTGCGCGATCAAATCTTGGATTTCCTTAAAGCCAAGGAATCGGTAATTGACAATAATCTGATGTTTGTTGATTTGTTTGAAGAAGAAAAAAAAATACCGGAGAAAGATGCGCTCTTCAACTTCTTAGCCAAACAGAAATTCGCCTACAGGTTATTCCGTCTCAAAGACCGCGAGCTAAGCGGTTGGATCAAAAAATACTGCGAAAGCAAAAAAATAAAAATAGCTCCGGCAGCCGTCAGTGAGTTATTGCTTTTGGTCGGCAATGATCTGACCCAACTTACCAATGAACTGGACAAGCTCGGGTCGTACAAAGCCGGAGAAATAATCGCCACTGCCGATGTTAAGCTTTTAGTCAAAGCCAAAATTGACGACGACGTTTTCGTTCTAACCGACGCGCTGGGCGACAAAAATCGCGAACGCGCTCTGGAACTCCTAAGCCGGCAGTTCCTCTCCGGTGCCGAACCGCTGGCACTGCTGGGGTCAATTAATTGGCAATTCAAACTGATTTTAAAAGCCAAAACGCTATTGGAAAATAATCCCCGCTTGACGCCGGAGGGAGCGGCCAAAGAAATCGGCGTCCACGCCTACCCCGCCCGCAAAAGCCTGGGTTTCGCCAAAAGCTTCAGCCTGAAACAGCTGATTAATATTCAGAATGATTTATTGAAACTGGAACGCCAACTCAAATCCGGCGCCAAAAACCCAGAATTGCTGTTTGACCTGTTTGTAATAAAACATTGCTAA
- the rlmN gene encoding 23S rRNA (adenine(2503)-C(2))-methyltransferase RlmN has protein sequence MDLSALNKILAGQPAYRLKQVKQAIYLKLISDWDEVTTLPADLKRKLKAGCPLEVNATETASDSSRKALIKLADSAVIEAVLLENADGRYTVCVSSQVGCPLGCLFCATGQNGFERNLTAGEIAEQVIYFARQLKTEGKKIDNVVFMGMGEPLLNWPNVAEAINLINDKDGFGLAARSISISTCGLIEGLKNVTRYPLQINLAISLHAPNDELRRELMPISSSYKLSELFQQLKSYLKERGRKLMFEYVMIDGVNDDAEQANELIRLLEQLPKKLVMVNLIPYNPIISRSGAISRRFKASPMEQLKRFKMILNRSGIETTIRKSLGGDIAGACGQLAGRKK, from the coding sequence ATGGATTTATCAGCTTTAAATAAAATATTAGCCGGTCAGCCCGCTTATCGTCTGAAACAAGTCAAACAGGCGATATATTTGAAATTAATCAGTGATTGGGATGAAGTCACCACTCTGCCTGCCGATTTAAAGCGGAAACTCAAAGCCGGTTGTCCTTTGGAAGTTAATGCTACAGAGACAGCTAGTGATTCAAGCCGCAAAGCACTGATTAAATTGGCTGACAGTGCCGTAATTGAAGCGGTGCTGTTGGAAAATGCCGATGGCCGTTATACGGTTTGCGTTTCTTCCCAGGTCGGTTGCCCTTTGGGCTGTTTGTTCTGCGCTACCGGTCAAAACGGTTTTGAACGCAACCTGACAGCCGGAGAGATCGCGGAACAGGTTATTTATTTTGCCCGTCAACTCAAGACCGAGGGTAAAAAAATAGACAATGTCGTTTTTATGGGCATGGGAGAGCCGCTTTTGAATTGGCCGAATGTCGCTGAGGCGATTAACCTGATTAACGATAAGGATGGTTTTGGTTTAGCGGCTCGTTCCATATCAATTTCTACTTGCGGTCTGATTGAGGGCCTCAAAAACGTTACTCGTTATCCGTTACAGATCAATTTGGCGATTTCTTTGCATGCGCCCAACGATGAATTGCGGCGGGAACTGATGCCGATTTCTTCCAGCTACAAGCTGTCAGAGTTGTTTCAACAGCTTAAATCTTATTTGAAGGAGAGGGGTCGCAAGTTAATGTTTGAGTACGTTATGATCGACGGCGTTAATGATGATGCGGAACAAGCAAACGAGTTGATCAGGCTTTTGGAGCAATTGCCCAAAAAACTAGTAATGGTCAACTTGATTCCCTATAACCCGATTATTTCCCGTTCCGGGGCGATTAGTCGCCGATTTAAGGCTTCACCCATGGAGCAGCTCAAGCGTTTTAAGATGATTTTAAACCGTTCCGGCATTGAAACGACTATCCGCAAATCGCTCGGCGGCGATATTGCCGGCGCCTGCGGGCAATTGGCGGGAAGAAAAAAATAA
- the rpsT gene encoding 30S ribosomal protein S20: MPNKKSAAKALRQSAKRALRNYKVKHAIKDLVKDSQKMIAAKEKQAAEKVRAAIKVIDKAAGKKIIAKNAAARKKSRLMKKLNSLMK, translated from the coding sequence ATGCCTAATAAAAAAAGCGCCGCCAAGGCCCTGCGCCAAAGTGCCAAACGCGCCTTAAGGAATTATAAAGTCAAACATGCCATCAAGGACTTGGTTAAGGATTCGCAAAAGATGATAGCCGCTAAAGAAAAACAGGCCGCAGAAAAAGTCAGGGCAGCCATTAAGGTGATTGACAAGGCCGCCGGCAAAAAAATTATCGCAAAAAATGCCGCCGCTCGAAAAAAATCAAGACTGATGAAAAAGTTAAATTCTTTAATGAAATAA